In a genomic window of Limibacter armeniacum:
- a CDS encoding alpha/beta hydrolase: MKKANSKTIVFITGNFVTHHGWDSWKHYFKEKGFTVYNPSWPHKNAVPAELRNKRPDDYQLAKLSLKDVVNHYEYFINQLSEKPILIGHSMGGLITQILVSRGVAEAAVVIHSVPPLGVIPFEFTFLKSTWKSLGLFTSLDKTYMMSFKDWQYTFTNGMSLEEQKKAYEENTIPESKRVSRGALSLVAKIDFKKPHAPLLFIAGGKDNIMPATLNKRNFQSYKDTGSITGFKEFEGNNHFVLGLPNWQEVASYIHEWLN, encoded by the coding sequence ATGAAAAAGGCAAATTCAAAAACGATCGTATTCATTACTGGCAACTTCGTAACCCACCACGGATGGGACAGCTGGAAGCACTATTTTAAGGAGAAAGGGTTTACGGTATATAACCCATCATGGCCTCATAAGAATGCAGTACCAGCAGAACTGAGAAACAAACGTCCGGACGATTACCAGTTGGCAAAACTGTCTCTAAAAGATGTGGTTAACCACTATGAGTATTTCATTAACCAGCTATCTGAGAAACCTATCCTGATCGGGCATTCGATGGGAGGATTGATCACACAAATCCTGGTGAGCAGGGGAGTGGCAGAAGCAGCAGTGGTAATTCATTCCGTACCGCCACTGGGAGTGATCCCGTTCGAGTTTACTTTCCTCAAGTCCACATGGAAATCACTAGGCTTATTCACCTCACTGGACAAGACTTATATGATGTCTTTCAAGGATTGGCAATATACTTTTACCAACGGGATGTCATTGGAAGAGCAGAAGAAAGCGTATGAGGAAAATACGATTCCAGAATCCAAGAGAGTATCGAGAGGCGCTTTGTCTTTGGTGGCCAAGATTGACTTCAAGAAACCTCATGCCCCTTTACTGTTTATTGCAGGTGGAAAAGACAACATTATGCCAGCTACCTTGAACAAGAGAAATTTCCAAAGCTACAAGGATACAGGTTCAATCACGGGTTTTAAGGAGTTTGAAGGCAACAACCACTTTGTCCTCGGGTTGCCTAACTGGCAGGAAGTGGCCAGTTATATACACGAGTGGCTCAACTGA
- a CDS encoding cation:proton antiporter domain-containing protein has translation MELALLTDMVVILGLSVLIVLAFQQMKLPPILGFLLVGTIAGPTGFDLIQSSHEVEILAEIGIVFLLFVIGIEFSIKGLLSMKKVVLLGGALQVVGTITIVAITVYWGGLSMESAIFLGMLISLSSTAIVLKILQEKGELTTPYGRINVAILIFQDIAVVLMLLLIPFLAGELTLSGVSLLLLVSKLIIIVAIIIIMARYLVPVLFSHVIKTKSKELFILTVVVLCFATACITAYADLSLALGAFFAGLIISESDYSHQATANILPFREIFISFFFVSVGMLLDLPFFFSHLLMISLLTAGVFLFKTLIIWLTVILLKYPSKTALLSALSLFQVGEFAFLLAANGMQYKLLSPDTYQYFLAVSIITMAITPFVIDYSPNLTNRLLSAPLPTPVRRRLKALQQIKLSEQKREEQQLNDHIVIIGYGINGENVSKAARKAQLPYVIVELDPEVVMTARQNKEPVVFGDAENDLILHHVQMHKARVAVIAISSPKTTQHIIKRIRQFSQEVCIIVRTRYIKEIEECLRLGADQVIPEEFETSIEIFVRVLDKYLIPFDKVQEFVNSIRSSNYAALRASYNNGEDNSLTKFNIPEMRISTLQVQQGPNEIVGKPIHSAGIRANYGITILAIRRQGNYITQIEASTTIEQDDILYVFGKPDNISILNKYLQFYY, from the coding sequence ATGGAGCTGGCATTATTAACAGACATGGTAGTCATTCTTGGACTTAGTGTGCTGATTGTTCTTGCATTTCAGCAAATGAAACTACCGCCCATTCTTGGATTCTTGCTTGTTGGTACTATAGCCGGACCTACCGGCTTTGACCTGATCCAAAGCAGCCATGAGGTAGAAATACTGGCTGAGATCGGCATTGTATTCCTGCTTTTTGTGATCGGGATTGAATTTTCAATAAAGGGTTTGCTGTCCATGAAAAAGGTTGTCCTGCTAGGAGGTGCTTTACAGGTTGTAGGTACAATAACCATCGTCGCCATTACGGTATATTGGGGAGGACTTTCCATGGAGTCCGCTATATTTCTTGGTATGCTGATCTCGTTGAGCAGTACTGCGATTGTACTGAAAATATTGCAGGAGAAAGGGGAGCTTACCACCCCATACGGAAGAATCAATGTCGCCATCCTGATCTTTCAGGATATTGCTGTTGTCCTTATGTTACTGCTGATTCCATTCCTTGCAGGGGAACTAACCTTATCTGGTGTTTCACTGCTCTTACTGGTCTCAAAACTGATTATCATTGTGGCCATCATTATCATTATGGCTAGATACCTTGTGCCGGTACTGTTCAGCCATGTGATCAAGACAAAAAGCAAGGAACTCTTTATACTTACCGTGGTAGTGCTATGTTTTGCTACTGCCTGTATCACAGCGTATGCAGACCTTTCACTGGCACTCGGAGCATTTTTTGCCGGACTTATCATCTCTGAATCCGACTACAGCCATCAGGCTACTGCCAATATCCTTCCGTTCAGAGAAATCTTTATCAGCTTCTTCTTTGTATCGGTTGGCATGCTGCTGGACCTGCCATTTTTCTTTTCCCATCTGCTGATGATTTCCCTGCTTACAGCAGGTGTCTTCCTCTTCAAGACCCTGATCATATGGCTAACCGTAATCTTGCTAAAGTATCCATCAAAGACCGCTTTGCTTTCCGCACTTTCCCTCTTTCAGGTCGGTGAGTTTGCCTTCTTGCTGGCAGCCAATGGTATGCAATACAAGCTGCTGTCGCCAGATACTTATCAGTACTTTCTGGCTGTTTCCATTATCACCATGGCAATTACCCCATTTGTAATTGACTACTCTCCTAATCTAACCAACAGGCTGCTCAGTGCCCCATTGCCAACGCCTGTCCGCAGAAGGCTCAAAGCATTGCAGCAAATCAAGCTTTCTGAACAAAAAAGGGAAGAACAACAACTGAATGACCATATCGTAATCATCGGATATGGTATCAATGGGGAGAATGTCTCAAAAGCAGCCCGAAAAGCCCAACTACCCTACGTAATCGTAGAGCTGGACCCAGAAGTAGTCATGACTGCCCGACAGAACAAGGAACCAGTGGTCTTTGGTGATGCCGAAAATGACCTGATTCTCCACCATGTACAGATGCACAAGGCGAGGGTTGCTGTAATTGCCATTTCATCACCCAAGACGACACAACATATCATAAAAAGGATAAGGCAGTTCTCTCAGGAAGTGTGTATCATCGTCAGAACCCGTTATATCAAGGAAATCGAGGAATGCCTGAGATTGGGTGCCGATCAGGTTATTCCAGAAGAGTTTGAGACGTCCATAGAGATTTTCGTGCGTGTACTGGATAAATACCTGATACCATTCGACAAGGTACAGGAATTTGTGAACAGTATCAGGTCCAGTAACTATGCGGCATTGAGGGCATCCTACAACAATGGGGAAGATAACTCGCTCACCAAATTCAATATTCCTGAGATGAGAATCTCCACACTGCAGGTACAACAGGGACCGAACGAGATTGTCGGGAAACCAATCCATTCAGCGGGTATCCGTGCCAATTACGGGATTACGATTTTGGCGATCAGAAGGCAAGGAAACTACATTACCCAGATCGAGGCTTCCACCACGATCGAGCAAGATGATATACTGTATGTATTCGGCAAACCTGACAACATTTCAATACTGAACAAGTACCTACAGTTTTATTACTAG
- a CDS encoding arylsulfatase: protein MKSLTMTRLLLGILLLFLMACTTKTVQQEARDKRPNIVVIMADDLGYSDLGCFGGEVNTPTLDRLAKNGIRMTQFYNTARCCPTRASFLTGLYPHQAGIGAMTGDKGLSGYRGHLTENTVTIAEVLKTAGYRTGMVGKWHVSLTKAQKGEKQLKWLAHQKNFGDFSDRASYPTGRGFEKYYGNIWGVVDYFDPFSLVNGEEPVESVPADYYHTVAIGDSAVAYVDEFAKDDKPFFLYVAHCAPHWPLQALPEDIEKYKDTFTKGWDAIRETRYKRMVDMGLLKESESVLSPRMFKEKWKDNADTVWDAHAMAVHAAMIDRLDQTVGNLVAKLEETGELDNTIILFFSDNGASPEQPIRAGFDRAGETREGETVVFPRDKKSLPGPQTVHAGIGKEWANVANTPYRYFKAKVFEGGIRTPMIVHWPKGIQQKGSFVSNLGHVSDLMATFVELAQTNYPETFEGRTITPTVGKSLLPAMQGVGKVKHDLLFWEHLGNKAIRIGDWKLVMLKETDKWELYNLAEDQTELQDLSDKYPDKLKEMVALWEQKANAYQVYPNPQ, encoded by the coding sequence ATGAAATCATTAACCATGACCCGACTTTTACTAGGCATTCTACTGCTGTTTTTGATGGCATGCACTACTAAAACGGTACAGCAGGAAGCTAGAGACAAACGCCCCAACATTGTGGTGATTATGGCAGATGATCTGGGCTATTCCGACTTAGGCTGTTTTGGAGGGGAAGTCAATACCCCCACACTGGATAGGTTGGCGAAGAATGGTATCCGGATGACACAGTTTTACAATACGGCAAGATGTTGCCCTACAAGAGCCTCATTCCTGACGGGACTTTATCCACATCAAGCAGGCATTGGAGCAATGACTGGTGACAAGGGACTGTCCGGTTACCGAGGGCATCTGACAGAGAATACCGTCACAATAGCGGAAGTGCTGAAAACTGCAGGTTACCGTACGGGTATGGTCGGTAAATGGCACGTGTCACTGACCAAAGCCCAAAAAGGAGAGAAGCAATTAAAATGGCTGGCACATCAAAAGAATTTCGGGGATTTTTCAGACAGGGCATCCTACCCGACAGGCAGAGGCTTTGAGAAATATTATGGCAATATCTGGGGTGTGGTAGATTACTTTGACCCGTTCAGTCTTGTAAATGGCGAAGAGCCGGTAGAGAGTGTACCAGCTGACTATTACCATACAGTGGCAATTGGCGATTCGGCAGTGGCTTATGTGGATGAGTTTGCCAAGGATGACAAGCCATTTTTCCTGTATGTGGCACATTGTGCCCCGCACTGGCCATTGCAGGCATTACCGGAAGATATTGAAAAGTACAAGGACACTTTTACAAAAGGTTGGGATGCTATCAGGGAAACCCGATACAAACGAATGGTGGACATGGGGCTGCTAAAAGAAAGTGAGTCGGTACTGTCTCCAAGGATGTTTAAGGAAAAATGGAAAGATAATGCAGACACTGTTTGGGATGCACATGCAATGGCAGTACATGCAGCCATGATTGATAGGCTTGACCAAACCGTTGGCAATCTGGTGGCAAAACTGGAGGAAACCGGAGAACTGGACAATACCATTATCCTGTTTTTCTCTGACAATGGCGCAAGCCCTGAGCAGCCTATCAGAGCGGGTTTTGACCGTGCCGGAGAAACAAGGGAAGGAGAGACCGTCGTATTCCCAAGAGATAAAAAATCGCTGCCGGGACCACAGACCGTTCATGCTGGAATAGGAAAGGAATGGGCTAATGTGGCTAATACGCCTTATCGTTATTTTAAAGCCAAAGTATTTGAGGGTGGTATCCGTACCCCAATGATTGTACACTGGCCGAAAGGCATTCAGCAGAAAGGAAGTTTTGTCAGCAATCTGGGACATGTATCGGATCTGATGGCTACTTTCGTTGAATTGGCGCAGACCAATTACCCCGAGACTTTTGAAGGCAGAACTATCACTCCAACCGTAGGTAAAAGTCTATTGCCTGCTATGCAGGGTGTTGGAAAGGTGAAACATGACCTGCTGTTTTGGGAGCATCTAGGTAACAAAGCAATAAGGATAGGAGACTGGAAATTGGTGATGCTGAAAGAAACGGATAAGTGGGAGCTTTACAACCTTGCGGAAGACCAGACTGAATTGCAGGATTTGTCAGATAAATATCCGGATAAGCTCAAAGAAATGGTAGCCTTGTGGGAACAGAAAGCAAATGCATATCAGGTATATCCTAACCCTCAGTAA
- a CDS encoding OsmC family peroxiredoxin, protein MKRHATAVWNGSGKEGKGTLTTQSTVLNQTQYSFSSRFEDGIGTNPEELVAAAHAGCFTMKLSFSLDEAGYTEKEISTTCKINFVNGKITESFLTVEVKGNNIDEEAFHKCVKDAEENCPISVLLDTDIKVEATLINA, encoded by the coding sequence ATGAAAAGACACGCAACAGCCGTCTGGAACGGTTCAGGCAAAGAAGGCAAAGGCACACTGACTACACAAAGTACAGTGCTCAACCAAACCCAATACTCATTCTCCAGTCGTTTTGAGGATGGTATAGGTACAAACCCCGAAGAACTGGTGGCCGCAGCCCACGCCGGTTGCTTCACCATGAAGCTCAGCTTTTCGCTGGATGAAGCCGGTTATACCGAAAAGGAGATCTCCACTACCTGCAAGATCAACTTTGTGAACGGTAAGATCACAGAATCATTTCTGACTGTGGAAGTGAAAGGCAACAACATCGATGAAGAAGCATTTCACAAGTGTGTGAAAGATGCGGAAGAGAATTGTCCTATCAGTGTCCTTCTGGATACGGATATAAAAGTAGAGGCAACTTTGATCAATGCATAA
- a CDS encoding TetR/AcrR family transcriptional regulator produces the protein MSKADRTKAFIIEKSAPLFNKKGYAGTAISDIIQATGLTKGAIYGNFENKDHIAIEAYHFNVNELGMKMRAMMSVKETATDKLVAFAEFYRSDWHTFSERGGCPILNASVEADDSYPVLKKHVRNSILNLTNELAEVIEKGKAEGEFRKELDAREYAYTFVTMIEGGIMMSKIMEKPALLDAAIDRVISMVRIEMT, from the coding sequence ATGTCAAAAGCAGATAGAACAAAAGCATTTATCATTGAGAAGTCAGCACCCTTGTTTAACAAGAAAGGGTATGCTGGTACCGCGATTTCTGATATCATTCAGGCTACAGGTCTTACAAAGGGCGCCATTTATGGCAACTTTGAGAACAAGGACCATATCGCCATTGAAGCTTATCACTTTAATGTAAATGAACTAGGTATGAAGATGCGGGCGATGATGAGTGTCAAGGAAACTGCTACCGACAAGCTGGTTGCTTTCGCAGAGTTTTACAGAAGTGATTGGCATACATTCTCAGAGAGAGGAGGGTGTCCTATCCTGAATGCATCCGTTGAGGCTGATGACAGTTATCCCGTCTTGAAGAAACATGTCAGGAACAGCATCCTTAACCTGACCAATGAGTTGGCAGAGGTGATAGAGAAAGGAAAAGCAGAAGGGGAGTTCAGGAAAGAACTGGATGCCCGTGAATACGCCTATACGTTTGTGACGATGATTGAAGGCGGTATCATGATGTCAAAGATTATGGAAAAGCCAGCATTGCTTGATGCTGCAATAGACAGAGTAATCTCAATGGTTCGCATTGAAATGACATAA
- a CDS encoding ATP-binding protein gives MEIDFLKQNVALVQKTIRSIDESYNLPWDILAELTQNAVDAIRQRGTGQGKIHLEIDAYNKQISIEDNGCGISSSRLPYLLAPFSTDKEWDWETVGEKGVGLTYVIFSCFRFFIVSGDGETSSSGIVRWGNNWKRTREEEFVKVEHEQVDDIRRGTYISLTGVEKETIFDFSFEELKFLLRTRTALGNTARLFGRDLNIKVDFTYFDKRGIKQEERLPFRYLLPTEGMEHMLVDMDEYLRFLQRGDRSDMEKRIKIQGKIIVRKGALSHRGRSVKYWSCVVPMRSVWEKLSNQHGLKQEKSDGQETKWNCQFGSGIQLATKGMPTSIDISHPVSGKDLYWGQTFMLFEDGELRFDIGRKSLSDINPDVFKSLASKLFNDFAKVFKHMPHMDNIEEKAEWSRNQVFREIAAFPDLSNPHSRFLKEPVNQEGTLVGLFFEAIGSGLIKNIAPLMSGYRSRYDLYALKDRHQVVVEFKPVLRRILKDFDNDKKMFDELDVIVCWEVEKADYSSLKRKGISLERIDHERFGKQPLSFEQATHMLLIAYVDPVYVIEMKQVLNL, from the coding sequence ATGGAAATCGATTTTTTAAAACAGAATGTGGCCCTGGTCCAAAAAACAATCCGGAGCATTGATGAAAGCTACAACCTTCCCTGGGATATTCTGGCAGAACTTACCCAAAATGCCGTAGACGCGATCCGTCAGAGGGGAACAGGGCAAGGTAAAATTCATTTGGAAATTGATGCCTACAACAAGCAGATTTCGATAGAGGATAATGGCTGTGGCATCAGTTCAAGCCGGCTGCCTTACCTGCTGGCACCTTTCTCAACAGACAAGGAATGGGATTGGGAGACGGTGGGAGAAAAAGGGGTAGGTTTGACCTATGTCATATTTTCCTGTTTTCGATTCTTTATTGTCAGCGGTGATGGAGAGACTTCCTCCTCAGGCATTGTCCGTTGGGGAAATAACTGGAAACGTACCAGAGAGGAAGAGTTTGTCAAGGTGGAGCATGAGCAAGTCGATGATATTAGGAGGGGCACATATATCAGCCTTACCGGGGTAGAGAAGGAGACGATCTTTGATTTTAGCTTCGAGGAGCTAAAGTTCTTGCTCAGGACGCGAACTGCCCTTGGAAATACGGCCAGGCTTTTTGGCCGTGACCTCAATATTAAGGTCGACTTCACCTATTTTGATAAAAGGGGAATAAAGCAAGAAGAGCGGTTGCCTTTCCGTTACCTGCTGCCCACCGAAGGAATGGAACATATGCTTGTGGACATGGATGAGTACCTGCGTTTCCTTCAGAGAGGGGATCGATCCGATATGGAGAAGCGCATTAAAATACAGGGCAAGATCATTGTCAGGAAAGGAGCCCTGTCCCATAGGGGACGATCGGTCAAGTACTGGAGTTGTGTCGTACCGATGCGCAGCGTATGGGAGAAGCTCTCCAACCAGCATGGACTTAAACAGGAGAAATCTGATGGGCAGGAAACGAAGTGGAACTGCCAGTTTGGCTCCGGGATCCAGCTTGCGACAAAGGGCATGCCCACCAGCATTGATATCAGTCATCCGGTTTCGGGAAAGGACCTGTACTGGGGACAGACCTTTATGCTGTTTGAGGATGGAGAGCTTCGCTTTGATATCGGCAGAAAATCCCTGAGTGATATTAACCCTGATGTGTTTAAATCCTTGGCCTCAAAACTCTTCAACGATTTTGCAAAAGTATTCAAGCATATGCCCCATATGGATAACATTGAAGAAAAGGCCGAGTGGTCCCGCAATCAGGTCTTTAGGGAAATAGCCGCCTTTCCAGACCTTTCAAATCCCCATTCCCGTTTTCTGAAAGAGCCAGTCAATCAGGAAGGAACATTGGTGGGACTGTTCTTTGAAGCGATAGGCAGTGGACTGATCAAAAACATCGCCCCCTTGATGTCAGGCTACCGGAGTCGTTATGATCTGTATGCACTCAAGGACAGGCATCAGGTAGTGGTAGAGTTCAAGCCGGTTTTGCGCAGAATCCTCAAGGATTTTGACAATGACAAGAAGATGTTTGATGAGCTGGATGTGATTGTCTGTTGGGAGGTGGAGAAGGCGGATTACAGCAGCCTTAAGCGAAAGGGGATTAGCCTGGAGAGGATAGACCACGAACGGTTTGGCAAGCAGCCGCTATCCTTTGAACAGGCCACCCATATGCTGCTTATTGCCTATGTGGACCCGGTCTATGTAATAGAGATGAAACAGGTGTTGAACTTGTAG
- a CDS encoding IS1595 family transposase, with protein sequence MQLIEFITHFPDEESCKKEMHRLREKQGITCKKCGGQNHHWCSSIEMWQCKSCRFRTSLKSGTVLENSKLPLQTWFLCLHLMSSTKKPFSALEVQRQLGQKRYEPVWAMMHKIRAAMGKRDSHYQLEQSIELDDAFFKQVLPKGDPRLEEPVKRGKGSQRQAKVMVMVESEPIESPKKGKKHRSCGYLKMQVVDDLTSDTVLKVVRENISSQVHATTDSAPCFDRLTECIKEHTKTFERKPYKVLPWVHTAISNAKRYLLASYHMISEKHMQKYLDEFCYKFNRRYFNEHLFDRLLVAIIDNQTLLQKSR encoded by the coding sequence ATGCAATTGATAGAATTCATCACCCATTTTCCCGATGAGGAAAGCTGTAAAAAGGAAATGCACCGTTTACGCGAAAAGCAAGGAATTACCTGTAAGAAATGTGGTGGTCAAAACCATCACTGGTGCTCCAGTATCGAAATGTGGCAATGCAAATCCTGCCGGTTCCGGACTTCTCTTAAAAGTGGGACAGTCCTTGAAAACAGCAAGCTTCCGCTTCAGACCTGGTTTCTTTGCCTGCACCTGATGAGCTCAACCAAGAAGCCGTTTTCAGCCTTGGAAGTTCAGCGTCAGCTGGGACAGAAACGTTATGAGCCAGTCTGGGCTATGATGCATAAAATCAGGGCAGCCATGGGCAAAAGAGATAGTCATTACCAATTGGAGCAGTCCATTGAACTCGATGACGCTTTCTTCAAGCAGGTACTTCCTAAAGGAGATCCCCGACTGGAAGAGCCTGTCAAAAGAGGGAAAGGCAGCCAGCGGCAAGCCAAAGTAATGGTCATGGTCGAGTCTGAGCCAATTGAAAGCCCGAAAAAAGGGAAGAAACACCGCAGTTGTGGGTATCTGAAAATGCAGGTGGTTGACGATCTCACGTCAGACACTGTGCTAAAGGTTGTCCGTGAAAATATCAGTAGTCAGGTTCATGCCACCACCGACAGTGCTCCCTGTTTTGATCGACTTACTGAATGCATAAAGGAGCACACAAAGACTTTTGAACGTAAGCCATATAAAGTCTTGCCTTGGGTACATACAGCAATCAGCAATGCCAAAAGGTATTTGCTGGCTAGCTACCACATGATTTCAGAGAAACATATGCAGAAGTATCTCGATGAATTCTGCTATAAGTTCAACAGAAGATATTTCAATGAACATTTATTCGACAGGCTACTTGTCGCAATCATTGATAATCAAACTTTGTTGCAAAAAAGCAGATAG
- a CDS encoding helix-turn-helix domain-containing protein: MSANILELRAKVNASGKLTGNAKRLFAYLSAVQKEKTALLNMNFTNSQLAEKLVISISTVQRAIRELVRFGVLAIENPKSWRRKITIRVGEVIEQLKQTLSPQKEKSNPSDNPEQISSGLETLSEEEIIHSSPELVPEHLRKAKLEQAVHLLFDRYLSLVSAEKPFKDAVHSKRFVSKAKAMLQERCKGKPNLIKQVLLRTLKAGSPILLFS; encoded by the coding sequence ATGAGCGCAAACATACTTGAATTGCGTGCAAAAGTCAATGCGTCCGGTAAGTTGACCGGAAATGCCAAGCGACTTTTTGCCTACCTGTCTGCTGTCCAGAAAGAAAAGACAGCCCTTCTCAATATGAATTTTACCAACAGCCAGCTGGCTGAAAAGTTGGTGATTAGTATATCCACTGTACAGCGAGCCATCCGTGAGCTGGTTCGTTTTGGTGTACTTGCCATCGAAAACCCCAAAAGCTGGAGACGCAAGATCACCATCCGGGTAGGTGAGGTGATTGAGCAGCTGAAGCAGACGCTTTCTCCGCAAAAAGAAAAAAGCAATCCCAGTGACAATCCAGAGCAAATTTCTTCAGGTCTAGAGACACTTTCAGAAGAGGAGATCATTCATAGCTCACCTGAGCTGGTTCCGGAACACTTGAGAAAAGCCAAGCTGGAGCAGGCTGTTCACTTGCTTTTCGATCGCTACCTCTCCCTAGTCAGTGCAGAAAAACCTTTCAAGGACGCTGTGCATAGCAAGCGATTTGTCAGCAAGGCAAAAGCCATGCTGCAAGAAAGGTGTAAGGGCAAACCTAACCTTATCAAGCAAGTGCTTTTACGTACCCTTAAGGCGGGTAGCCCTATCCTGCTTTTTAGCTAA
- a CDS encoding Crp/Fnr family transcriptional regulator yields MSSENLEPTPLQVLQQALFTLAGIDEQEFQISEGFWQFRKYEKKESFNDYKQVCKYLGFVLEGVFRTYFIQEETGEEKNVFFFSKHQVISSFQSFLTQSPCKYYTQAMTESQVLYIHKEHLDQLYNTSHKWERMGRLMAEMAFGAAMSRAESFMFTPPEERYLELVAQHPDLLNEVPLYHISSYLGIQGPSLSRIRKRISGK; encoded by the coding sequence ATGAGTTCAGAAAATTTAGAGCCAACTCCCTTGCAGGTATTGCAACAGGCATTGTTTACACTGGCAGGGATAGATGAGCAGGAGTTTCAGATTTCGGAAGGTTTTTGGCAGTTTAGGAAATACGAGAAAAAGGAAAGTTTCAATGACTACAAACAGGTGTGCAAGTATCTGGGCTTTGTGTTGGAGGGTGTATTCAGAACCTATTTTATACAAGAGGAGACAGGGGAGGAGAAGAATGTGTTTTTCTTTTCAAAACATCAGGTGATTTCCTCATTTCAGAGTTTTTTGACCCAATCACCATGCAAATATTATACACAGGCCATGACCGAATCACAAGTGCTTTATATCCATAAGGAGCACCTAGATCAGTTGTACAATACTTCGCACAAATGGGAACGTATGGGAAGGCTGATGGCTGAGATGGCATTTGGGGCAGCTATGTCAAGGGCTGAGAGTTTTATGTTTACACCACCAGAGGAGCGGTATCTTGAACTTGTGGCACAGCATCCTGACCTGCTCAATGAGGTGCCACTTTACCATATCTCCTCTTACCTTGGGATACAGGGTCCTTCGCTAAGCAGGATACGGAAAAGAATTTCAGGTAAGTGA
- a CDS encoding SDR family oxidoreductase, translating to MKTSGNTILITGGSAGIGFEIAKLFSEKGNKVIITGRNADRLQDAARQLKNVIPFQGDVTIEDDVERLVAEVKSNHPDLNILINNAGAAVYYTLVAEANAYEKASREIITNYLSIIRLTEKLLPLLSGKESAAVVNVTSVAAFRPFAALPTYAASKAALHSYTESLRETINADLGVEVYELIPPLVNTAFSAEIGGRENGIPPQEVAEELLLAFEKKQYLVPVGEMGKEIVKL from the coding sequence ATGAAAACTTCAGGAAACACAATCCTTATCACAGGAGGATCAGCAGGTATTGGTTTTGAAATAGCAAAACTGTTCTCAGAAAAAGGAAACAAGGTAATCATTACTGGACGAAACGCAGACAGGTTGCAGGATGCGGCAAGACAGCTGAAGAATGTGATTCCTTTTCAGGGGGATGTTACAATTGAGGATGATGTAGAAAGACTGGTTGCAGAAGTGAAAAGCAATCACCCAGACCTGAATATTTTGATCAATAATGCAGGAGCAGCTGTATACTATACGCTAGTTGCTGAAGCAAACGCTTATGAAAAGGCTAGTAGGGAGATTATCACCAATTACCTGTCTATTATAAGGCTGACGGAAAAACTGCTTCCGCTGTTGTCAGGCAAGGAAAGTGCAGCAGTGGTCAATGTTACCTCAGTGGCGGCTTTCAGACCATTTGCAGCGCTTCCAACCTATGCGGCAAGTAAGGCTGCCTTGCACTCTTACACAGAGTCCTTGCGTGAAACCATCAATGCAGATTTAGGTGTGGAAGTTTACGAACTGATCCCTCCATTGGTGAACACAGCATTTTCTGCAGAGATTGGTGGTAGGGAAAATGGTATTCCGCCACAGGAAGTCGCAGAAGAGCTGCTGTTGGCATTTGAGAAAAAACAGTATTTGGTTCCTGTTGGAGAAATGGGGAAAGAGATTGTGAAACTATAA
- a CDS encoding transposase family protein, translated as MPARDEHTLDNWLSEQIDAILLEDATDRPVPRSTDYVVQEEHYSGKHGKHTVKNLININRNREVGFLSQTYEGSVHDKTVFDNETLNFHREGFSMVHDLGFQGVSIENVQVIIPFKKQAGLSMPDYMKEANRIISRARVRVEHVIGCIKRLRMVKEVIRLKRDQIRDQIMLIATGLHNFRNRFRAKLET; from the coding sequence TTGCCTGCACGTGATGAGCACACCCTTGACAATTGGCTCTCTGAACAAATAGACGCCATTTTGTTGGAAGATGCGACCGACCGTCCTGTTCCACGCTCAACGGACTATGTAGTACAAGAAGAGCATTACAGCGGAAAGCATGGGAAACATACGGTCAAGAACCTGATTAACATCAATCGCAACAGGGAAGTCGGTTTCCTTTCCCAAACCTATGAAGGAAGCGTACATGATAAAACTGTCTTTGACAACGAGACGCTGAATTTCCATAGAGAAGGTTTTTCGATGGTACATGATTTAGGATTTCAGGGAGTGAGTATTGAAAATGTACAAGTAATTATTCCCTTTAAAAAGCAAGCAGGACTTTCAATGCCTGACTATATGAAAGAAGCCAACCGGATTATCTCCAGAGCTCGTGTCAGAGTTGAGCATGTGATTGGTTGTATCAAACGCTTACGGATGGTCAAAGAGGTGATCCGATTGAAAAGAGATCAAATTAGAGATCAGATTATGCTGATAGCAACTGGATTACACAATTTCAGAAACCGATTTAGAGCAAAACTAGAAACATAA